In Lepidochelys kempii isolate rLepKem1 chromosome 8, rLepKem1.hap2, whole genome shotgun sequence, a single genomic region encodes these proteins:
- the LOC140916449 gene encoding plasma membrane calcium-transporting ATPase 1-like, whose protein sequence is MSRNPRAPDTTVVAREDHHEAEDFEMTMAELHALMELRSVNALKKIKESYGDVFGICTRLKTSPQEGDLLPADGVLLQGNDLKIDESSLTGESDHVKKTLSGDPMLLSGSHVVEGSGRMVITAVGVNSQMGIILTLLGVGGEQGKERVKKKKREQDGSPENSNKAKAQDYAATEMQPGTSEESTNGEETVNRQSNLPKKEKSVLQGKLTRLAVQIGKAGLAMSTITVVVLIVYFLIKTFLIQEHIWTAQCTPVYIKYFVKFFIIGVTVLVVAVPEGLPLAVTISLAYSVKEMMKDNNLVRHLDACETMGNATTICSDKTGTLTMNRMAVVQAFISEMHHKIIPACESIPQTTLNYLLTGISVNCAYTSKILPPEKESGLPRQVGNKTDCALLGFLLDLKQDYQAVRNQIPEEKLYKVYTFNSDRKSMSTVLKNVDGSYRMFTKGASEIVLKKCNKILNAAGKPKPFNSKDNDDIVKNVVKPMASDGLRTICLAFKDFPAGQPEPEWDNENNIIMELTCIAVVGIDDPLRPEVPDAITKCQNAGITVRMVTGDNINTARTIALKCGILHPGETFLCLEGKELNRLIRNEKGEIKQELLDKIWPKLRVLARSSPTDKHTLVKGIIDSTISEQRQVVAVTGDGTNDAPALKEADVGFAMGIAGTDVAKEASDIILTDDNFTSIVKAVMWGRNVYDSISKFLQFQLTVNVVAVIVAFVGACITQDAPLKTVQMLWVNLIMDTFASLALATEKPTESLLLRKPYGRNKPLISHTMMKNILGQAFYQLVVLFTLVFTGEKLFDIDSGRNAPLHSPPSKHYTIVFNTFVLMQLCNEINARKVHGERNVFEGVFSNAIFCAITGGTLLLQLVIVEVGGKPFSCTELTVEQWLWSLFLGIGTLLWGQLITTIPNSYLKFLTELGRGRPKEEILEAELAEGAGEIDHAERELCHGQILWLRGINRIRAQSQVVNTFRTSFYEELEKPQTQSSVRSLRKSKQ, encoded by the exons ATGTCTAGAAACCCACGTGCACCAGATACGACAGTAGTGGCCAGGGAAGATCACCACGAAGCAGAAGATTTTGAGATGACCATGGCAGAGCTGCATGCCCTGATGGAGCTACGATCTGTGAAtgctctgaaaaaaataaaagaaagttatGGAGATGTCTTTGGAATCTGCACACGGCTCAAAACATCCCCCCAAGAA GGTGACCTTCTACCAGCTGATGGTGTGCTTCTCCAAGGGAATGACCTCAAAATAGATGAGAGTTCACTCACAGGAGAATCTGATCATGTTAAGAAAACTTTGAGTGGAGATCCCATGCTGCTTTCTGGTAGCCATGTGGTGGAAGGCTCTGGAAGAATGGTAATAACTGCAGTGGGTGTAAACTCACAGATGGGAATTATCCTCACTTTGCTTGGAGTGGGAGGAGAACAAGGGAAGGAGagagtgaaaaagaaaaagagagaacaaGATGGCTCACCTGAGAACAGCAACAAAGCAAAAGCTCAGGATTATGCAGCCACAGAAATGCAGCCTGGAACTAGTGAAGAAAGCACTAATGGAGAAGAGACAGTCAACAGGCAATCAAAtttgccaaaaaaagaaaaatcagtccTACAAGGGAAACTTACCAGATTAGCAGTTCAGATTGGCAAAGCAGGGTTGGCAATGTCTACaatcacagtggttgtccttatagtttattttttaattaaaacattcttGATTCAGGAGCATATTTGGACTGCTCAGTGCACCCcagtttatataaaatattttgtgaagTTCTTCATTATTGGAGTTACAGTCTTGGTGGTGGCCGTGCCAGAGGGTCTCCCACTTGCTGTCACTATTTCACTTGCCTACTCTGTAAAGGAAATGATGAAAGATAATAACCTAGTGCGGCATTTGGATGCTTGTGAAACAATGGGCAATGCAACAACCATTTGCTCGGATAAAACGGGAACATTAACCATGAACAGAATGGCAGTAGTCCAGGCTTTCATCAGCGAAATGCATCATAAAATTATTCCTGCATGTGAATCAATTCCTCAGACTACTCTGAACTATCTTTTAACAGGTATTTCTGTGAATTGTGCTTACACTTCCAAAATATTGCCTCCTGAAAAAGAAAGTGGCTTGCCACGTCAGGTTGGCAATAAAACTGATTGTGCCTTGCTGGGATTTCTTCTGGATTTAAAACAGGATTATCAGGCTGTAAGAAATCAAATACCAGAAGAAAAGTTGTATAAAGTATACACCTTCAACTCTGATAGAAAATCAATGAGTACGGTATTGAAAAATGTTGATGGTAGTTACCGAATGTTCACCAAGGGTGCTTCTGAGATAGTACTTAAAAAATGCAACAAAATCTTGAATGCTGCTGGTAAACCTAAACCATTCAACTCAAAGGACAATGATGATATTGTAAAAAATGTGGTCAAACCTATGGCTTCTGATGGACTCAGAACCATATGTCTAGCATTCAAAGATTTCCCAGCTGGGCAGCCTGAACCAGAGTGGGACAATGAAAACAATATTATCATGGAACTTACATGTATTGCAGTTGTTGGCATTGACGATCCATTGAGGCCTGAGGTTCCTGATGCAATAACAAAATGCCAGAATGCTGGCATCACAGTGCGTATGGTTACTGGCGATAACATTAATACTGCACGCACAATTGCTttgaaatgtggtattttgcaTCCTGGGGAGACCTTCCTTTGCTTAGAGGGAAAAGAGTTGAACAGACTAATTCGTAATGAAAAAGGAGAGATTAAGCAAGAGCTCCTAGACAAGATTTGGCCAAAACTTAGGGTGCTTGCAAGATCCTCTCCCACTGACAAACACACATTGGTAAAAGGTATAATTGATAGCACCATCTCAGAACAGAGACAAGTTGTGGCAGTAACTGGCGATGGTACTAATGATGCACCAGCATTGAAGGAAGCAGATGTTGGTTTTGCTATGGGCATTGCTGGAACAGATGTAGCTAAAGAAGCATCGGATATTATTCTCACAGATGACAACTTCACAAGCATCGTTAAAGCAGTTATGTGGGGCAGAAATGTATATGACAGTATCTCCAAATTCTTGCAGTTCCAGCTTACTGTCAATGTAGTAGCAGTAATTGTTGCATTTGTGGGAGCATGTATAACACAAGATGCACCACTGAAAACTGTGCAGATGCTGTGGGTGAACCTCATTATGGACACATTTGCTTCTCTTGCTTTAGCTACCGAAAAACCAACTGAGTCTCTCTTGCTACGGAAGCCTTATGGAAGGAATAAACCCCTAATCTCCCACACAATGATGAAAAACATTTTGGGTCAGGCATTCTATCAGCTTGTGGTCCTCTTTACACTTGTTTTTACTGGCGAAAAGCTTTTCGATATTGACAGTGGAAGAAATGCTCCTCTGCATTCCCCACCCTCCAAGCATTACACGATTGTATTCAATACTTTTGTGTTGATGCAGCTTTGTAATGAAATCAATGCCCGAAAGGTTCATGGTGAAAGGAATGTCTTTGAGGGAGTATTCAGTAATGCCATCTTTTGTGCTATAACTGGTGGTACATTACTTCTACAGTTAGTTATAGTAGAGGTTGGTGGGAAGCCCTTTAGTTGTACTGAGCTTACAGTAGAACAATGGCTATGGTCACTTTTCCTAGGGATAGGAACATTACTGTGGGGCCAGCTGATAACAACAATTCCAAATAGCTATTTGAAGTTCTTGACAGAACTTGGTCGTGGGCGACCAAAGGAAGAAATCCTTGAGGCAGAACTAGCTGAAGGTGCAGGAGAGATTGACCATGCTGAAAGAGAATTATGTCATGGTCAGATCTTATGGCTTAGGGGGATTAACAGAATTCGAGCTCAGAGCCAAGTAGTGAATACATTTCGTACTTCCTTTTACGAGGAGTTAGAAAAACCACAAACACAAAGTTCAGTTCGCAGCTTAAGAAAATCTAAGCAATGA